Proteins encoded in a region of the Pocillopora verrucosa isolate sample1 chromosome 11, ASM3666991v2, whole genome shotgun sequence genome:
- the LOC131789852 gene encoding uncharacterized protein — MAIKKILCFILVVLALTCPDEITGDNSIKANGSPVCFGARDTQLGKFKVPLNGKMGGVRLVHLYGYVSCRTVDPKNWSPWGCGDGAHREINTVITNNKNKHLLPPSQFLSAHHPKGKWHKIPGYNSTSPVIELKVFKDPLNVSAGQELRLWYGEDLTNWTEGDNGGRTCADVFILYV; from the exons ATGGCAATTAAGAAGATATTGTGCTTCATCTTGGTTGTGCTTGCCTTGACATGTCCGGATGAGATCACTGGAG ATAATTCTATAAAAGCAAATGGATCTCCCGTGTGTTTTGGTGCGAGAGATACACAACTGGGAAAGTTTAAAGTTCCCTTGAATGGCAAAATGGGAGGCGTGAGGCTGGTCCACCTGTACGGCTACGTGTCTTGTCGCACGGTAGACCCCAAAAATTGGTCACCTTGGGGCTGTGGTGATGGAGCGCATCGGGAGATCAACACTGTCATAaccaataacaaaaataaacatctttTGCCCCCTTCGCAGTTCCTGAGCGCCCACCACCCAAAAGGAAAATGGCACAAAATTCCAGGTTACAACTCCACGAGCCCTGTCATTGAGCTAAAAGTGTTTAAGGATCCCCTTAATGTGAGTGCTGGCCAGGAGCTACGACTGTGGTACGGTGAAGATTTGACCAACTGGACCGAGGGTGACAACGGGGGAAGAACCTGTGCTGATGTTTTCATCCTGTACGTCTGA
- the LOC131789855 gene encoding uncharacterized protein, whose protein sequence is MAIKKILCFILVVLALTCPDEITGDNSIKANGSPVCFGARDTQPGKFKVPLDGKMGGVRLVHLYGYVSCRTVDPKNWSPWGCGYGAQQEINAVITNAKNQQLLPPSQFLSAVYPKGKWHKIPGYNSMSPVIELKVFKDPLNVSAGQELRLWYAEDLTNWTEGDNGGRTCADVFILYV, encoded by the exons ATGGCAATTAAGAAGATATTGTGCTTCATCTTGGTTGTGCTTGCCTTGACATGTCCGGATGAGATCACTGGAG ATAATTCTATAAAAGCAAATGGATCTCCCGTGTGTTTTGGTGCGAGAGATACACAACCGGGAAAGTTTAAAGTTCCCTTGGATGGCAAAATGGGAGGCGTGAGGCTGGTCCACCTGTACGGCTACGTGTCTTGTCGCACGGTAGACCCCAAAAATTGGTCACCTTGGGGCTGTGGTTATGGAGCGCAACAGGAGATCAACGCTGTCATAACCAATGCCAAAAATCAACAACTTTTGCCCCCTTCGCAGTTCCTGAGCGCCGTCTACCCAAAAGGAAAATGGCACAAAATTCCAGGTTACAACTCCATGAGCCCTGTCATTGAGCTAAAAGTGTTTAAGGATCCCCTTAATGTGAGTGCTGGCCAGGAGCTACGACTGTGGTACGCTGAAGATTTGACCAACTGGACCGAGGGTGACAACGGGGGAAGAACCTGTGCTGATGTTTTCATCCTGTACGTCTGA